From Bacillus pumilus, one genomic window encodes:
- a CDS encoding transglycosylase domain-containing protein: MARKLKKVSDLMFRAIIGWLLLAALIPLFVLTFYLSKEEAASVKPVNEVLDQKIKLEKIDFSQNSYMYDRDGSLISEIVSNDENRVFVTYDKIPDSVKELFLRSEDRNFYDHKGIDFMGVVRALASNVKNHGISQGASTITQQLSRNLYLSHERSFTRKFTELLYSYELERKFSKDEILESYLNTIYFSNGVYGVGSAANYYFDKPLSSLTLAQMAFISAIPNNPTLYDPLKQFKHTKKRQERLLGILEKDGVITKKQYKKAVKEKISLSLSEKKNLYPDYVTYTNEEFTDLVSDQEGFTNRLKKAKTDGAKKAIQKELSEKVSALLQDGVKIYTALDPSLQQRAVYQLNAQLPYQGVEGGSAVINHETHQIVALAGGKNYKKFDFNYAYQAQRQPGSAIKPLLDYGPYIDQTGATASSKISAGKFCSSGYCPQNYNHKTYGTVTLETAFKNSYNTPAIRMLDTVGVKKGFSYLEKFSFEHIVADDYRLPSALGGFTKGFSPLEITDAYTVFGNQGSYTQSHSITKVTDLNGKTLYKWKESPKQVYSQRTNDTMRKLLASVVKSGTGKKANFSSPYIGGKTGTSNDYKDIWFVGLTDQYTMGVWVGRDRGTVESIYSSSPHLRIWKNTMQYAR, from the coding sequence ATGGCTAGAAAATTGAAGAAAGTGAGTGACCTCATGTTTCGTGCAATCATTGGTTGGTTATTACTTGCTGCCCTCATTCCATTATTTGTTCTGACTTTTTATCTATCAAAGGAAGAAGCTGCAAGTGTCAAGCCTGTTAACGAAGTGCTTGATCAAAAAATCAAGCTGGAAAAGATAGATTTTTCCCAAAACAGTTATATGTATGATCGGGATGGTTCTCTCATCTCCGAGATCGTATCAAACGATGAAAACCGAGTGTTCGTGACGTATGATAAAATTCCTGATTCTGTGAAGGAGCTGTTCCTCCGCTCAGAGGACCGGAACTTTTATGACCATAAAGGCATTGACTTTATGGGGGTTGTTCGTGCCCTTGCCTCAAATGTCAAAAACCATGGCATCAGCCAAGGAGCGAGTACGATCACACAGCAATTATCCCGTAACTTATATTTAAGCCATGAACGTTCGTTCACCCGAAAGTTTACAGAGCTTCTCTATTCCTATGAATTAGAGCGAAAATTCTCGAAAGATGAAATTCTCGAAAGCTATTTAAATACGATTTATTTCAGTAATGGTGTTTACGGTGTCGGTTCTGCGGCTAATTACTATTTTGATAAGCCGCTTAGTTCTTTAACGCTTGCACAGATGGCATTTATCTCTGCGATTCCAAACAACCCAACACTGTATGACCCATTGAAACAATTCAAGCACACGAAGAAACGCCAAGAACGACTGCTTGGTATTTTAGAGAAAGACGGTGTCATCACCAAAAAGCAATACAAAAAAGCCGTCAAAGAAAAAATCAGCCTGTCCTTAAGTGAAAAGAAAAACCTTTACCCTGACTATGTGACATATACCAATGAGGAATTCACCGATCTTGTGTCAGATCAGGAAGGCTTTACAAACCGCTTGAAGAAAGCCAAAACAGATGGAGCAAAAAAAGCCATTCAAAAAGAATTATCTGAAAAAGTTAGTGCCCTGCTTCAGGATGGTGTCAAAATTTATACGGCACTTGATCCTTCCTTACAGCAACGAGCCGTCTATCAGCTCAATGCGCAACTCCCTTACCAAGGTGTAGAAGGCGGATCAGCGGTCATTAATCATGAAACGCATCAAATTGTCGCACTTGCTGGCGGAAAAAACTATAAGAAGTTTGATTTCAACTACGCCTATCAAGCGCAAAGACAGCCTGGTTCTGCAATTAAGCCGCTTTTAGACTATGGTCCTTACATCGACCAAACCGGTGCAACAGCTTCAAGCAAAATCAGTGCCGGCAAGTTTTGCAGCAGCGGATACTGTCCGCAGAACTATAATCATAAAACGTATGGAACTGTCACACTTGAAACAGCCTTTAAGAACTCTTACAATACACCTGCGATCCGAATGCTGGATACAGTCGGTGTCAAAAAAGGCTTCAGCTATTTAGAGAAATTCTCATTCGAACATATCGTAGCGGATGATTATCGCCTTCCTTCTGCACTTGGCGGATTTACGAAGGGCTTCTCGCCGCTAGAAATAACAGATGCGTATACCGTCTTTGGCAATCAAGGCAGTTACACACAAAGTCATTCGATCACAAAGGTAACAGACTTAAACGGTAAGACCCTTTACAAGTGGAAAGAGTCACCGAAGCAAGTGTATTCTCAGCGTACAAATGACACAATGCGTAAACTGCTTGCCTCCGTTGTAAAAAGCGGAACAGGGAAAAAAGCGAATTTCAGTTCCCCTTACATTGGTGGTAAAACAGGGACATCCAATGACTACAAAGACATTTGGTTTGTTGGACTGACAGATCAATATACAATGGGTGTATGGGTTGGAAGAGATAGAGGAACGGTTGAATCGATTTACAGCTCCAGCCCGCACTTACGTATTTGGAAAAATACGATGCAATACGCCAGATAA
- a CDS encoding thiol-disulfide oxidoreductase DCC family protein, producing the protein MHSTHPPHLILFDGVCNVCSGAVQFVIKRDPDERMMFASLQSDTGQRILKENGLPLDEFNSFIYIEKGTLYTKSTGILKATRHLKGIYKWSYLLIAIPRPIRDWFYERMAKNRYKWFGQKTSCMMPTPDIQKRFLS; encoded by the coding sequence ATGCATTCAACACATCCACCCCATTTAATTTTATTTGACGGTGTCTGCAACGTGTGCAGCGGTGCTGTTCAGTTTGTGATTAAGCGTGATCCAGATGAGCGAATGATGTTTGCTTCATTACAATCAGATACAGGGCAGCGCATTTTAAAAGAAAACGGTTTGCCTTTAGATGAGTTCAATTCATTCATTTATATTGAAAAAGGCACCCTTTATACGAAGTCGACAGGCATCTTAAAAGCCACGCGGCATTTAAAAGGGATCTACAAATGGAGTTATTTACTCATTGCCATTCCCCGCCCTATCCGTGATTGGTTTTATGAGCGGATGGCGAAAAATCGCTACAAATGGTTTGGTCAAAAAACATCTTGTATGATGCCTACACCCGATATTCAAAAACGGTTTCTTTCATAA
- a CDS encoding YufK family protein, whose translation MKNTYLTGYFPLISILLFSSAFSIFTVGITTDFLTQAGILKGMLEFFSEQGIRLALFAAFALVYFMILSALKLIADTVLELALLFFAKDPEGENLKKIRIASVVYLFASLLAFLLTQQLILLVGLFVLASLVYFIWVVVRIYQSLSMLNLIGFMMFILLFWATFLIGILYLFIKLYNSVMASLPS comes from the coding sequence ATGAAAAATACATATTTGACTGGATATTTTCCGCTGATTTCGATTTTACTATTCAGCTCTGCTTTTTCGATTTTCACAGTAGGTATCACGACTGATTTCTTGACTCAAGCAGGTATTTTAAAAGGAATGCTGGAATTTTTCTCGGAACAGGGCATCAGGCTTGCTCTTTTTGCTGCTTTTGCACTTGTTTATTTTATGATTTTATCTGCCTTGAAACTGATTGCAGATACGGTGTTAGAGCTGGCACTACTCTTTTTCGCGAAAGATCCTGAAGGGGAGAACTTAAAGAAAATTCGGATTGCATCCGTTGTTTATTTATTTGCCAGCTTGCTTGCATTTCTGTTGACGCAGCAGCTGATTCTGCTTGTCGGACTGTTTGTTTTAGCAAGTCTTGTCTATTTTATCTGGGTTGTGGTTCGCATTTATCAATCGCTTTCCATGCTGAATTTAATTGGATTTATGATGTTTATTCTTCTGTTTTGGGCAACGTTTTTAATCGGCATTTTGTACTTATTTATTAAGCTTTATAACAGTGTTATGGCGAGTCTGCCTTCTTAA
- the malK gene encoding malate sensor histidine kinase MalK, with protein sequence MKKTLRLQTRLTIFVCIVVLISLCITFFTIWSETAKNIHQQERDIALSTAKMVAEAPITAKSLEENRSYSALRQYTTSVQRITKTEFVVVMDMNGIRKTHPNPQKIGKRFAGGDEKPALQGKEHISTASGTLGRSMRAFVPVYDQDGKQLGAVAVGITLKEIDLIIHQSLLPLYFVISLSLLSGIIGALIVARKVKKIMFGLEPDEIATLLKERSAMLESTKEGILAVDQHGKIKLANAEAKRLFHNMGIMVDPREQDVQALLPSSGLKQVIETRKPLLDRDVRMNGLELVFNEVPITVKGEIVGAIATFRDKTEVKHLAEQLSGVKMYANALRAQSHEFMNKLHVILGLVQLKNYDDLGTYIKDIAIYQQTETNEIINHVKNSVLAGFLLGKQSYIREQGATLEVICSTQVPNSEDPAVTHDLITVIGNLLNNALDAVSHTETKNISISFRYVQEQLHIEITDTGVGLTKDEQDIMFDQGFSTKGEDRGFGLYFVDQSIKKMNGHLIVTSEKGEGTTFSLRIPYKQKEDSHD encoded by the coding sequence GTGAAAAAAACATTAAGACTGCAAACACGGCTGACGATTTTTGTTTGTATCGTTGTCCTGATCTCCCTTTGTATCACATTCTTTACGATCTGGTCGGAAACAGCTAAGAACATTCATCAGCAGGAACGTGACATCGCCCTCTCCACTGCCAAAATGGTCGCAGAGGCTCCGATCACAGCGAAATCATTAGAAGAAAATCGATCATATTCAGCATTGCGTCAATATACAACAAGTGTTCAGCGAATCACCAAAACCGAATTCGTTGTCGTGATGGATATGAACGGTATTCGAAAAACCCATCCAAATCCGCAGAAGATCGGGAAGCGGTTTGCTGGCGGTGATGAAAAACCAGCATTACAGGGTAAAGAACATATTAGTACGGCTTCTGGAACACTTGGCAGATCCATGCGTGCTTTTGTTCCTGTTTATGATCAAGATGGAAAGCAGCTCGGGGCTGTGGCAGTAGGGATTACGTTAAAGGAAATTGACTTGATTATTCATCAAAGCTTACTTCCGCTCTACTTCGTCATATCGCTCAGTCTTCTTTCTGGTATCATCGGAGCACTCATTGTGGCACGAAAAGTGAAGAAGATTATGTTTGGACTAGAGCCAGATGAGATCGCCACACTATTAAAAGAACGAAGCGCCATGCTAGAATCAACAAAAGAAGGGATTCTTGCCGTCGATCAGCACGGTAAAATCAAGCTAGCCAATGCTGAAGCCAAACGGCTCTTTCATAATATGGGCATTATGGTTGACCCTAGAGAACAAGATGTTCAGGCTCTCCTCCCTTCAAGCGGTTTAAAGCAAGTCATTGAAACACGCAAGCCGCTGCTTGACCGCGACGTGAGAATGAACGGACTGGAGCTTGTCTTTAACGAGGTCCCGATTACGGTAAAAGGCGAGATTGTCGGGGCAATCGCCACCTTCCGTGACAAAACAGAAGTCAAACACTTGGCTGAGCAGCTGAGCGGGGTCAAAATGTATGCAAATGCCCTCCGTGCCCAGTCACATGAATTTATGAACAAGCTTCATGTCATTTTAGGATTGGTTCAGCTCAAAAACTACGATGACCTTGGCACCTATATCAAAGATATTGCGATATATCAGCAAACGGAAACAAATGAAATCATCAACCATGTGAAAAACTCTGTTTTAGCAGGATTTTTACTAGGAAAACAAAGCTACATCAGGGAACAAGGCGCGACCTTAGAAGTCATATGCAGCACACAAGTCCCAAATTCAGAGGACCCAGCAGTGACGCATGATCTCATTACCGTGATTGGCAACCTGTTAAATAACGCACTCGATGCTGTTTCTCATACTGAGACGAAAAACATCTCAATCTCATTCCGATACGTCCAGGAGCAGCTTCATATTGAGATTACGGACACAGGTGTTGGTCTCACAAAAGATGAACAAGACATCATGTTTGATCAAGGCTTTTCAACTAAAGGAGAAGACAGAGGATTCGGTCTCTACTTTGTTGACCAAAGCATCAAAAAAATGAACGGACACCTGATTGTCACGAGTGAAAAAGGAGAAGGAACGACCTTTAGTCTCCGCATTCCGTATAAACAAAAGGAGGATTCACATGATTAA
- a CDS encoding response regulator translates to MINVLIVEDDPMVGELNKRYLTQIDGFELKGIATSFQQALDILKTEAIHLVLLDIYMPGQNGLVLLSEIRKQNHSVDVIVISAANEVDVIQQTMRNGAVDYLIKPFEFERFQSALSEYKRKHALYQTMNSISQNDLDAKLFHKKAETEKVLLPKGLTKSTLKLIWTSIQSFGHQAFTTEDLANHTEISQVSIRKYLKFLEDIEVVDVEMAYGTIGRPVFQYKLSTTNMNLIQQYL, encoded by the coding sequence ATGATTAATGTGTTAATAGTAGAAGACGACCCAATGGTTGGGGAGCTGAACAAACGCTACCTGACCCAAATCGACGGCTTTGAATTAAAAGGGATTGCCACCTCTTTTCAGCAGGCACTGGACATCTTAAAAACAGAAGCCATTCACCTTGTACTGCTCGATATTTATATGCCTGGACAAAATGGACTGGTCCTATTATCAGAAATACGCAAGCAAAATCATTCTGTTGATGTCATTGTCATTTCAGCTGCCAATGAAGTCGACGTGATCCAGCAAACGATGCGAAACGGGGCTGTTGATTATTTAATCAAGCCATTTGAGTTTGAACGTTTCCAATCAGCGCTCTCAGAGTATAAACGTAAACACGCCTTGTACCAAACGATGAACAGCATCTCGCAAAATGATTTAGATGCGAAGCTCTTTCATAAAAAAGCAGAGACAGAAAAAGTCCTTCTGCCAAAAGGCCTGACCAAAAGCACACTCAAACTCATCTGGACAAGTATTCAATCATTCGGTCATCAAGCTTTCACGACCGAAGACCTAGCGAATCATACAGAAATCTCTCAAGTCTCCATTAGAAAATACTTGAAATTCCTTGAGGACATCGAAGTAGTTGATGTCGAAATGGCATACGGGACAATTGGACGTCCTGTTTTCCAATATAAACTCAGTACAACAAATATGAATTTGATTCAGCAATATCTATAA
- a CDS encoding BMP family lipoprotein: protein MKKRKIGLALSLVVAAGTILGACGNSGSNSGESKKDKDQFTVAMVTDVGGVDDKSFNQSAWEGLQAFGKDNNLKKGKNGFDYLQSKSDADYTTNLNTLAREKFDLIYGIGFLMQDSISEIADQRKNNHFGIVDAVVKKDNVASIMFNENEGSFLVGVAAALSTKSNKIGFVGGVDSELIRKFEVGFRAGVEAANPKAKVEVKYAGAFDKADIGKATAESMYKSGVDIIYHAAGGTGTGVFTEAKNLKKADPNRKVWVIGVDKDQYDEGKVPGTKQSVTLTSMIKKVDTAVQDLTTKAKEGKFPGGEVITYGLKEGAVDISPSQDNLDKDVLKKVEEWKQKIIKGEVKIPATRDELKDFKA, encoded by the coding sequence TTGAAGAAGCGCAAAATTGGACTAGCATTGTCCTTAGTCGTAGCAGCAGGAACCATCCTTGGAGCATGCGGCAACTCTGGCTCAAACAGCGGTGAAAGCAAAAAAGATAAAGATCAATTCACTGTTGCAATGGTAACTGATGTCGGTGGTGTCGATGACAAATCGTTTAACCAATCAGCTTGGGAAGGTTTACAAGCTTTTGGGAAAGACAACAATTTAAAAAAAGGTAAAAACGGCTTTGATTACTTACAATCTAAATCAGACGCTGACTATACAACGAACTTAAACACACTTGCTCGTGAGAAATTCGACCTGATTTATGGAATTGGTTTCTTAATGCAAGATTCTATTAGTGAAATCGCAGATCAACGTAAAAATAATCACTTTGGTATTGTTGATGCAGTTGTGAAAAAAGACAACGTAGCCAGCATTATGTTTAACGAAAATGAAGGATCATTCCTTGTAGGTGTTGCGGCTGCTCTTTCTACAAAATCGAACAAAATCGGTTTTGTTGGCGGCGTTGACTCTGAATTAATCAGAAAATTCGAAGTTGGATTCCGTGCAGGCGTTGAAGCAGCTAACCCGAAAGCAAAAGTGGAAGTGAAATATGCTGGTGCATTCGATAAAGCAGACATCGGTAAAGCAACAGCTGAAAGCATGTACAAATCTGGCGTCGACATCATTTATCACGCAGCTGGCGGTACTGGAACTGGTGTCTTCACAGAAGCGAAAAACCTGAAAAAAGCTGATCCTAACCGTAAAGTTTGGGTTATTGGTGTAGATAAAGACCAGTATGACGAAGGAAAAGTACCTGGAACAAAACAAAGTGTCACTCTTACTTCTATGATTAAGAAAGTAGACACAGCGGTACAAGACTTAACGACGAAAGCAAAAGAAGGTAAATTCCCTGGCGGCGAAGTGATCACATACGGTCTGAAAGAAGGCGCTGTTGACATTTCTCCATCTCAGGACAACCTTGACAAAGATGTATTGAAGAAAGTAGAAGAATGGAAACAAAAAATCATCAAGGGTGAAGTCAAAATCCCTGCAACACGTGATGAACTAAAAGATTTTAAAGCTTAA
- a CDS encoding ABC transporter ATP-binding protein: MDYVIEMLNIRKEFPGIVANDNITLQLKKGEIHALLGENGAGKSTLMNVLFGLYQPEKGEIKVHGKPVTISSPNDASDLGIGMVHQHFMLVDTFTVAENIILGKEPKKFGKIDKEQAIQQVQELSDRYGLKIDPAAKVSDISVGMQQRAEILKTLYRGADILIFDEPTAVLTPQEIKELIQIMKNLINEGKSIILITHKLKEIMDACHRVTIIRKGQGIRTLDVESTNKDELASLMVGREVSFKTDKKDASPAEEVLQIQDLTVKDARGIEAVKHLNLSVKAGEIVGIAGVDGNGQSELIEAITGLKKSESGTIMLNGKAIQNLPPRKVTESGIGHIPQDRHKHGLVLDFSIGENISLQTYYQRPYSKFGLMNMKNIYQKAKRIIAEYDVRTPSEYTEARALSGGNQQKAIIGREVDRNPDLLIAAQPTRGLDVGAIEFVHKRLIEQRDSGKAVLLISFELDEIINVSDKIAVIFEGSIIAIVDPKETTEQELGLLMAGSTQQEVGNEANV; encoded by the coding sequence GTGGATTATGTCATTGAAATGTTGAATATACGCAAAGAATTCCCTGGCATTGTAGCAAACGACAACATTACGCTGCAGCTGAAAAAGGGCGAAATTCATGCGCTGCTTGGTGAAAACGGCGCTGGAAAATCAACGCTTATGAACGTGCTTTTCGGTCTTTACCAGCCTGAAAAAGGTGAAATCAAGGTTCACGGAAAACCTGTAACCATTTCTAGCCCAAATGATGCAAGTGATTTAGGCATCGGTATGGTGCATCAACACTTTATGCTCGTCGATACATTCACCGTCGCTGAAAACATCATCTTAGGAAAAGAGCCTAAGAAGTTTGGAAAGATCGACAAAGAACAAGCCATACAGCAAGTACAAGAGCTTTCTGACCGCTATGGTTTAAAAATAGACCCTGCCGCAAAAGTATCTGACATCTCTGTCGGCATGCAGCAGCGTGCAGAAATCTTAAAAACACTTTACCGCGGCGCTGACATTTTGATCTTCGACGAACCAACAGCCGTCTTAACACCTCAAGAAATCAAAGAACTCATACAAATTATGAAAAACTTAATCAATGAAGGCAAATCCATTATTTTAATTACCCATAAGCTGAAAGAAATTATGGATGCCTGTCACCGTGTGACCATTATCCGAAAAGGCCAAGGCATTCGTACACTTGATGTGGAAAGCACAAATAAAGATGAACTTGCGAGCCTCATGGTCGGTCGTGAAGTTTCATTTAAAACAGACAAAAAAGACGCCTCCCCTGCTGAGGAAGTGCTTCAAATTCAAGACCTTACGGTAAAAGACGCGCGAGGAATTGAGGCAGTCAAACATCTCAACCTCTCAGTGAAGGCTGGCGAAATTGTCGGAATTGCTGGAGTAGATGGCAATGGTCAATCTGAATTAATTGAAGCCATTACTGGTCTAAAAAAATCAGAGTCTGGCACGATCATGCTAAACGGGAAAGCCATTCAAAACCTTCCGCCTCGGAAGGTGACCGAATCTGGAATTGGACATATTCCTCAAGACCGTCATAAACACGGACTGGTGCTTGATTTTTCAATTGGAGAAAATATTTCCTTACAAACGTATTATCAGCGCCCATACTCAAAATTTGGCTTGATGAATATGAAAAATATTTACCAAAAAGCAAAACGAATCATTGCTGAGTATGACGTAAGAACACCGAGTGAATATACAGAGGCACGCGCCCTGTCAGGCGGGAACCAGCAAAAAGCCATTATTGGCCGAGAAGTTGACCGCAATCCTGATTTATTAATTGCCGCTCAGCCGACACGAGGACTTGATGTTGGTGCAATTGAATTTGTTCATAAGCGTCTGATTGAGCAAAGGGACTCAGGGAAAGCCGTCCTGCTCATCTCCTTTGAGCTTGATGAAATTATCAATGTCAGTGATAAGATCGCTGTTATTTTCGAAGGCAGCATTATTGCCATCGTTGATCCAAAAGAAACAACAGAGCAAGAGCTTGGTCTATTAATGGCTGGAAGTACGCAACAGGAAGTGGGGAACGAAGCAAATGTCTAA
- a CDS encoding ABC transporter permease — protein MSNRLTNLLIPLIAIVLGLFVGAIIMLASGYSVIEGYGALWNGVFGETYYMGETIRQVTPYILSGLAVAFAFRTGLFNIGVEGQMLIGWVAAVWIGTTVHAPMYIHLPLALITAAAAGALWGFIPGFLKARFYVHEVIVTIMMNYIALHVTNYLISNVLTNNKDKTEKIDATASLRSGFFEQITDFSRMHNGIFVAIIAAVVMWVIIQKTSKGFELRAVGMNQQASHYAGMNVRRNIIYAMLISGAFAGLAGAMEGLGTFEYASIKGSFTGVGFDGIAVALLGGNTAVGVVLAALLLGGLKVGALNMPLESGVPTEVVDIVIAIIILFVASSYIIRLVMNQMKKKGGK, from the coding sequence ATGTCTAATCGCTTAACAAATCTGCTAATTCCGCTTATAGCCATTGTACTTGGTCTTTTTGTTGGGGCCATTATTATGCTGGCAAGCGGTTATAGTGTCATCGAAGGCTATGGCGCCCTTTGGAATGGCGTCTTCGGTGAAACCTATTATATGGGAGAAACCATCAGACAAGTTACACCTTACATTTTATCAGGACTTGCTGTTGCTTTTGCATTTCGGACTGGTCTCTTTAATATCGGTGTAGAAGGTCAAATGCTGATTGGCTGGGTAGCTGCTGTATGGATCGGTACAACTGTCCATGCACCTATGTATATCCATCTGCCGCTTGCCCTCATCACCGCAGCTGCTGCTGGTGCATTATGGGGCTTTATTCCTGGGTTTTTAAAGGCTCGTTTTTATGTTCATGAAGTGATTGTCACGATCATGATGAACTACATTGCCCTTCATGTTACAAATTATCTGATCTCAAATGTCTTAACAAATAATAAAGATAAAACAGAAAAAATCGATGCCACTGCCTCGCTTCGCTCTGGTTTCTTTGAACAAATCACCGATTTCTCCCGGATGCATAATGGTATTTTTGTTGCCATTATTGCTGCGGTCGTGATGTGGGTCATTATTCAAAAAACCTCTAAAGGCTTTGAATTGCGGGCTGTTGGAATGAACCAGCAGGCCTCCCATTATGCCGGTATGAACGTTCGCCGCAATATCATTTATGCGATGCTCATTTCAGGTGCTTTTGCAGGTCTTGCAGGCGCAATGGAAGGTCTTGGTACATTTGAATATGCTTCAATTAAAGGCTCTTTTACCGGTGTAGGTTTTGATGGAATCGCCGTCGCTTTATTAGGTGGAAATACTGCTGTTGGTGTTGTTCTTGCTGCGCTGCTGCTTGGTGGATTGAAGGTCGGTGCTTTAAATATGCCGCTTGAATCTGGCGTACCGACTGAGGTCGTTGATATTGTCATAGCGATCATTATTCTTTTCGTCGCCTCAAGCTATATTATCCGTCTTGTGATGAACCAAATGAAGAAAAAGGGGGGAAAATAA
- a CDS encoding ABC transporter permease: MGFLQILEIIVPATLVYAAPLILTALGGVFSERSGVVNIGLEGLMVVGAFSSIIFNLFYADTFGALTPWLGLLVGMAIGGLFSLIHAVATITFRADQTVSGVAINMLALGATLFVVKLIYGKAQTDKITEPFYKGDIPLLSDIPIIGDIFFKDVYYTSILALALAVVAWFVLFKMPFGLRLRAVGEHPMAADTMGIKVYWMRYIGVFISGLFGGLGGAVYASTIALDFSHATITGQGFIALAALVFGKWHPFGAMGAALFFGFAQSLSIIGSLLPLFQDIPNVYMLIAPYVLTILALTGFIGRADAPKALGTPYLKGKR, from the coding sequence GTGGGATTTCTGCAAATTCTTGAAATCATCGTCCCAGCAACACTTGTCTATGCTGCACCACTTATTTTAACCGCTCTTGGAGGCGTCTTTTCAGAAAGATCAGGTGTTGTGAATATCGGTCTTGAAGGTTTGATGGTCGTCGGAGCATTTTCTAGTATTATCTTTAACTTATTTTATGCTGATACGTTTGGGGCCTTGACCCCGTGGCTTGGGCTCCTCGTCGGTATGGCAATTGGCGGATTGTTCTCTTTGATTCATGCAGTTGCGACCATTACATTCCGGGCTGATCAAACGGTCAGTGGTGTTGCTATTAACATGCTGGCACTTGGCGCTACACTGTTTGTCGTGAAACTCATTTACGGGAAAGCACAAACAGATAAAATTACAGAGCCTTTCTATAAAGGTGATATTCCCCTTTTAAGTGACATTCCGATAATTGGCGATATATTCTTTAAAGATGTTTATTATACGTCCATACTGGCATTAGCGCTTGCGGTTGTTGCTTGGTTTGTTTTATTTAAAATGCCGTTTGGTCTTCGTCTTCGTGCAGTCGGAGAACATCCAATGGCTGCTGATACAATGGGAATCAAAGTGTACTGGATGCGCTATATCGGCGTCTTTATTAGTGGACTGTTTGGTGGTCTTGGCGGAGCTGTTTATGCGTCGACCATCGCACTTGATTTCTCACATGCTACCATTACTGGACAAGGCTTCATCGCACTAGCTGCGCTTGTCTTCGGTAAATGGCACCCATTCGGCGCAATGGGCGCTGCTTTATTCTTTGGATTTGCTCAAAGTTTAAGCATCATTGGCTCTCTCCTGCCGCTATTCCAAGATATACCGAACGTGTATATGCTTATTGCACCATATGTGCTTACCATCCTAGCACTCACTGGCTTCATCGGCCGGGCAGATGCACCGAAAGCACTTGGGACCCCTTATTTAAAAGGAAAACGATAA